Proteins encoded by one window of Cylindrospermum stagnale PCC 7417:
- a CDS encoding DUF29 domain-containing protein, which translates to MDKHFLYDQDFYGWTQQQAKALEQRLVLELDWQNLQEEIQALGRQEYRELVSCLSLLIGHLLKWEYQPEQRCRSWFLTIREQRRAIHRYLRQNPSLKSRIEEALLDGFEAGVDLALRDTNLPLRTFPEQCPYLFDDVIADSFLCDIRQDWEG; encoded by the coding sequence ATGGACAAACATTTTTTGTATGACCAAGACTTTTATGGATGGACACAGCAGCAGGCTAAAGCTTTAGAGCAGAGGCTAGTTCTGGAACTAGACTGGCAAAACCTGCAAGAGGAAATTCAAGCTTTGGGGAGACAGGAGTATCGGGAACTGGTAAGCTGTCTGAGTTTATTAATCGGTCATCTCTTGAAGTGGGAGTATCAACCCGAACAACGCTGTCGCAGTTGGTTTTTAACAATTAGAGAACAGCGTCGCGCTATCCACAGGTATCTGCGACAGAACCCCAGCTTAAAGTCTCGAATAGAAGAAGCCTTGTTAGATGGTTTTGAAGCGGGAGTCGATTTGGCGCTACGAGACACTAACTTACCATTACGAACTTTTCCAGAGCAATGCCCCTATCTATTTGATGATGTCATCGCGGACAGTTTTCTGTGCGATATTCGTCAGGACTGGGAAGGATAA
- a CDS encoding helix-turn-helix transcriptional regulator, which yields MDLEARNKLIEVVKLARGSMSQRGFGKLLGVSATAVQLWEKGDSIPDTHNLANIADRAGYTMEELLNYLGLKPTSESSDVNQMVKHIRSMPLSEVAIIGRAVMDRLAAAAEASVDEAKAS from the coding sequence GTGGATTTAGAAGCTAGAAACAAACTGATTGAAGTAGTGAAACTTGCTCGTGGCTCCATGAGTCAGAGGGGCTTTGGGAAACTTCTGGGCGTTTCTGCTACTGCCGTGCAGCTATGGGAAAAGGGAGACTCGATTCCAGATACACATAATTTAGCTAACATTGCAGATAGAGCAGGCTACACAATGGAAGAACTGCTTAACTATCTTGGTCTTAAACCTACATCAGAATCTTCAGATGTAAACCAGATGGTAAAGCACATCAGGTCTATGCCATTAAGTGAAGTAGCAATAATTGGTAGAGCTGTAATGGATAGATTGGCTGCTGCTGCTGAGGCGTCTGTAGATGAAGCAAAAGCTAGTTAA
- a CDS encoding helix-turn-helix domain-containing protein translates to MNIESREKLVEIIKLARGSMSQRGFGKLLGVSATAVQLWEKGVNVPDTEYLVKIAARAGYTLDELLSCLDGKPIQEASDLSLILRQIQHMPLSQVAKIAQAAAERFADVAESLGDGAKAS, encoded by the coding sequence GTGAACATTGAAAGCAGAGAAAAACTGGTTGAAATTATCAAACTAGCTCGTGGTTCCATGAGTCAGCGTGGGTTTGGCAAGCTTTTGGGGGTTTCTGCTACTGCTGTTCAGTTGTGGGAAAAGGGCGTGAACGTGCCAGACACAGAATATTTGGTGAAAATTGCAGCGAGAGCAGGTTATACACTCGATGAATTACTTAGCTGCTTGGATGGTAAGCCAATACAAGAAGCCTCCGATTTGAGTCTAATTCTGAGACAAATCCAGCATATGCCTCTAAGCCAAGTCGCTAAGATTGCTCAAGCTGCTGCGGAGCGATTTGCTGATGTCGCTGAGTCTTTGGGAGATGGGGCAAAAGCTAGTTAA